A single genomic interval of Carassius gibelio isolate Cgi1373 ecotype wild population from Czech Republic chromosome A22, carGib1.2-hapl.c, whole genome shotgun sequence harbors:
- the LOC127943074 gene encoding BCL-6 corepressor-like isoform X1 — MVDASTTCRMNPLSALGIDRTSLMRESLHIHGGMVYPPGIRTLPTEKGYVGDRIHDLLYKPDVSLDSRKTTNSYVGLYKSSLPGIQKPLVVPGSGADTLGLDRRVLQADKPPELSLNGGSSYLRVPWMNPYHEAGMYPFLDSSKFTALNMYKASILSQPPPYLPQHLAYQSLCAGTGGSATGTERLFYMHPYPPTPISSSLTSPLRIPNATVAPALSPMMHHQDKTIQSIGPRIHHEPSAFGQQTIHQQSQTHHQSPSDRQHSSSGNSASNSKSIRTPSSKNSSSTSSNVNGSSSVGVSSSSSSVVSVNSCPSLLMQPPRPPQPPAAPPPPLPHLVDSTTEFQKPQYRSPSSSSSSSPSVAHTVYINSMSKELRSPIRPTSQKHKAKEATMESNRGMVNERKCSSSPVKTSSEKPPQQGPITKDPADKPLDLSGKIMDFEVPTNGYPPKLEALAKLRYSPTTRYGLPPNRELLKETLSPSPSTVSTSSKTPERPEIISTLPSSWVVPSPNQTISSESSQNKGSSIIKNKNLEHVVPQSRSSSCPRIDDQNNGSIPSSAPTVMTTASRPSSVSPSPKINGEWPKSVPTPPEKTTVATKPSKTLKKPETPEIGFKPQQSHLENGHVPSHLYMPQGETYLPPSLAYSSRYLSYPVPESLSLSHLQMSGKGPVYPHPVLLGTNSLYSARLPPKPGIPYGIPPSHGEYLTYHDSQEMVHPLMSPHMPLDHKITERLELRHRPLDKRWHHDEAPFKRRSITDTDPGYKSERESERQEVLGSKSQSKLRTVNKEEIVCIDLVQDDTDGSPEQDKHSSVDAKSKEPAKPVGSGTGMGNESGSNSEGKEPELMQILRSGQPTVSWPTDSERRAEVCSPPQPQKQSDSPVHSQSEESSSEHSPLPDTLEEQTLRCARTSGERARADGAEYKLDRHHDNRQYVDMGKDVPEDAESHEDEEEGHGLSKSKRSSLAKRIANTSGYVGDRFKCVTTELYADSSKLSREQRALQMEGLSQEDSNLSQPAAFWERAMMHFSELELKEKEGCVSSAAPGLGRELERERELAESQRGAGDWERSQPSSRPSTALSALSNHTEQHNGATPNNRVPVLQRCGPPADVPQSCRAEEKRVRDVKGEEEGSVGTATGRKRALGLEQSQGHPDCTHTAEERDGERRTRGEDDNGIAAKRARLISDVWPQPSEQEVKNLKVCIELTGLRLSKPRHFHNFKELWDRQGPLNHDRPQFGAPNMGLSPTSKSSLPTIQTTRREKLDLCPPEVPRLTHGVPAVDRKVKANGFEEKGVKRKAEVEKGWTKDQLEYVESDIAVPLLPDGFCGDSVRKFSSSISTHLSDKRQRLKEHRKSLGSSSPSLDPGCTFPSRLRRHSDPEKPKGKRQCKTKHLGQQERRMLLQMTNEECPELSPAHQHKVVKRSAQKQPSSLSDYESPLVKPRAPSPAYQPAAPPTPPSVTLDVPVPPVDPAPPVSVEPPVSRPMPPEARRLIVNKNAGETLLQRAARLGYEEVVLYCLENKVCDVNHRDNAGYCALHEACSRGWLSIVQHLLEHGADINCSAQDGTRPLHDAVENDHLDVVRLLLSYGADPTLATYSGRGLLKMTHSDIMECFLSDYFADLQGRVDDDPCVYWEFYGSAVCEPADDSSGYDILANPPGPGEDEDEQREVFEFEFSDRPLLPCYNIQVSLSQGPRNWLLLSDVLKRLKMSARTFRATFTHIEVVTIAEAEFYKQASLSQLFSCPEELEGFMPDSKELLDLVEISADLVALLGSSLECLDDRWEPVSRPRL; from the exons ATG GTGGATGCGAGTACAACCTGCAGAATGAACCCTCTCAGTGCACTTGGCATCGATCGAACAAGCCTTATGCGGGAGAGCCTCCACATTCACGGAGGGATGGTCTATCCACCAGGAATCCGGACCCTGCCAACAGAAAAGGGTTATGTTGGTGACAGGATTCATGACTTGCTCTACAAACCAGATGTGTCTCTTGACAGCAGAAAGACCACAAACAGTTACGTTGGACTTTATAAAAGCTCCCTTCCTGGGATTCAGAAGCCGCTGGTTGTGCCTGGGTCTGGTGCAGATACTTTAGGGTTGGATAGACGGGTCTTACAAGCAGATAAGCCACCAGAACTCAGTCTTAATGGTGGTAGCAGCTATCTGCGGGTTCCCTGGATGAATCCGTACCATGAAGCTGGAATGTACCCTTTCTTAGACTCCAGCAAATTCACTGCTTTGAACATGTATAAAGCATCAATCCTGTCACAACCGCCACCTTACCTTCCCCAGCATCTGGCCTACCAGTCTCTATGTGCAGGAACAGGAGGCAGCGCAACTGGTACAGAGCGCTTGTTTTACATGCATCCCTATCCCCCTACACCTATATCATCATCCCTTACTTCTCCTCTCAGGATACCCAATGCAACTGTTGCCCCTGCACTGTCTCCTATGATGCACCACCAGGACAAAACAATACAGAGTATTGGTCCAAGGATTCACCATGAGCCGTCAGCATTTGGGCAGCAGACCATACATCAGCAAAGCCAGACCCACCACCAGTCACCCAGTGATAGGCAGCACAGCAGCAGTGGAAACAGTGCCAGCAACAGCAAGTCCATCCGGACCCCATCCAGCAAAAACTCAAGCAGCACTAGCAGTAATGTTAACGGAAGTAGCAGCGTTGGTGTTAGCAGCAGCTCCAGTTCTGTAGTCTCAGTGAACTCTTGTCCTTCCCTTTTAATGCAGCCACCCCGCCCCCCTCAACCACCTGCAGCACCTCCACCCCCTCTCCCACATCTTGTGGATAGCACTACAGAGTTCCAAAAGCCTCAGTACAGAAGtccttcctcatcttcatcatcttcaccaTCGGTTGCTCACACTGTCTACATTAACAGCATGTCCAAAGAGCTTCGCTCTCCAATTCGGCCTACTAGTCAGAAGCATAAAGCCAAAGAGGCAACCATGGAGTCCAACAGAGGTATGGTGAACGAAAGAAAGTGCAGCAGCTCACCTGTTAAGACCTCTTCTGAGAAACCCCCTCAACAGGGGCCGATTACCAAAGACCCAGCAGACAAGCCTTTAGACTTGTCTGGCAAAATCATGGACTTTGAAGTACCTACCAATGGGTACCCCCCAAAGTTAGAGGCCTTAGCTAAGCTACGCTATTCCCCTACCACCCGTTATGGACTTCCCCCTAACAGGGAGCTTTTAAAAGAGACTCTTTCTCCATCACCCTCCACAGTTAGCACTTCTTCTAAAACTCCAGAGAGGCCTGAGATAATTAGCACTTTACCATCTTCCTGGGTGGTGCCAAGTCCTAACCAGACAATCAGCTCTGAGTCTAGTCAAAACAAAGGCTCCAGCATAATCAAGAATAAGAATCTTGAACATGTGGTGCCACAGTCAAGAAGTTCCTCTTGTCCCAGAATTGATGACCAAAACAATGGATCAATCCCAAGTTCTGCCCCAACTGTCATGACTACAGCATCTCGGCCATCATCTGTCTCACCTTCTCCCAAGATTAATGGTGAATGGCCAAAGTCAGTTCCCACCCCACCAGAAAAGACCACAGTAGCTACAAAGCCCTCAAAGACACTCAAAAAACCTGAAACCCCTGAAATTGGCTTCAAGCCTCAGCAATCACATTTAGAGAATGGACATGTTCCAAGCCACCTCTACATGCCTCAGGGTGAAACTTATCTTCCTCCCAGCTTAGCATATTCTAGCAGATATCTCTCATATCCAGTACCTGAGAGTCTTTCCCTTTCCCACTTGCAGATGTCGGGAAAAGGGCCAGTGTATCCTCATCCAGTTCTGCTTGGCACTAACAGTTTGTATTCAGCACGTTTGCCACCCAAGCCTGGCATCCCATATGGAATCCCACCCAGTCATGGTGAATATCTGACTTACCACGACTCACAAGAAATGGTCCATCCACTAATGTCTCCCCACATgcccctggaccacaaaatcactGAGCGTCTGGAACTGAGACACAGACCCCTGGACAAGCGTTGGCATCATGACGAGGCTCCGTTCAAACGCCGAAGCATCACTGACACAGACCCAGGCTACAAATCTGAGAGGGAGTCAGAAAGGCAAGAAGTTTTAGGCTCAAAGTCTCAGAGCAAGCTTCGCACAGTGAATAAAGAGGAGATTGTCTGCATCGACCTGGTCCAAGATGACACGGATGGCAGTCCAGAGCAAGACAAACATAGTTCTGTCGATGCCAAAAGCAAAGAGCCAGCTAAGCCAGTCGGCAGTGGGACAGGGATGGGAAATGAGAGTGGCAGTAATTCTGAGGGGAAAGAGCCAGAGCTCATGCAGATTTTGCGTTCTGGCCAGCCTACCGTATCTTGGCCAACTGATTCAGAGCGGAGGGCAGAGGTATGCAGTCCACCTCAGCCACAGAAGCAGTCTGACTCTCCTGTGCACAGCCAGAGTGAAGAAAGCTCCTCTGAGCATAGCCCACTACCTGACACATTGGAAGAGCAGACATTGCGCTGTGCCAGAACCTCTGGCGAAAGGGCTCGAGCTGATGGTGCTGAATACAAACTTGATCGGCACCATGATAATCGACAATATGTGGACATGGGCAAGGATGTACCAGAAGATGCAGAGTCccatgaggatgaggaggaaggACATGGGTTGTCTAAAAGCAAGAGATCCAGCTTGGCCAAGAGAATAGCCAACACCTCAGGATATGTTGGCGACCGCTTCAAGTGTGTCACCACTGAGCTGTATGCAGACTCCAGCAAATTGAGCCGGGAGCAGCGAGCCTTGCAG ATGGAAGGATTATCACAAGAGGACAGTAATTTAAGTCAACCAGCTGCGTTTTGGGAG cgTGCGATGATGCATTTCTCGGAGCTGGAACTGAAGGAAAAGGAGGGGTGTGTGTCGTCTGCAGCGCCCGGACTGGGAAgagagctggagagagagagggagttggCAGAGAGCCAGCGCGGAGCGGGAGATTGGGAACGAAGCCAGCCAAGCTCCAGGCCCTCCACAGCACTTTCGGCCCTCTCCAATCACACTGAACAGCACAACG GTGCGACGCCAAACAACAGAGTTCCCGTTCTTCAGCGGTGCGGCCCACCAGCCGATGTCCCGCAGTCCTGCCGAGCAGAGGAGAAGAGAGTGAGGGACGTGAAAGGAGAGGAGGAGGGGTCTGTTGGCACGGCGACGGGCAGGAAACGTGCATTgggtttggaacagagccaaGGCCACCCTGATTGCACACACACCGCagaagagagagatggagagagacggACGAGAGGAGAAGACGATAATGGCATCGCGGCGAAGAGAGCGAGACTTATTTCAG ACGTGTGGCCGCAGCCCTCCGAGCAGGAGGTGAAGAATCTGAAGGTGTGTATCGAGTTGACAGGTCTTCGCCTTAGTAAACCCCGCCACTTCCATAATTTCAAGGAACTGTGGGACCGACAGGGGCCGCTCAACCATGACAGGCCACAATTCGGAGCTCCCAACATGGGCTTGTCTCCCACATCCAAATCCTCTCTTCCAACAATCCAAACCACCAGGAGGGAAAAGCTTGACCTTTGCCCCCCAGAGGTCCCGAGACTCACCCACGGTGTCCCTGCCGTGGATCGAAAGGTCAAAGCAAATGGATTTGAAGAAAAAGGAGTGAAGAGGAAAGCAGAAGTGGAGAAAGGCTGGACTAAGGACCAGCTGGAATACGTAGAGTCTGACATAG ctGTTCCTCTTCTCCCTGACGGCTTCTGTGGAGATTCTGTACGAAAGTTCTCCTCCTCGATTTCCACTCACCTCTCGGACAAACGGCAGCGATTAAAGGAGCACCGTAAGTCATTGGGATCCTCCTCCCCCTCTCTGGACCCCGGTTGCACCTTCCCATCTCGCTTGCGGCGGCACAGTGACCCTGAAAAGCCAAAGGGCAAGCGGCAGTGCAAGACCAAGCACCTCGGCCAACAGGAGCGCAGGATGCTGCTGCAGATGACCAATGAGGAGTGTCCTGAACTCAGCCCCGCCCACCAACACAAG GTGGTGAAACGTTCCGCCCAGAAGCAGCCATCATCTCTTTCTGATTATGAGTCTCCTCTGGTCAAACCTCGTGCCCCATCTCCTGCCTACCAACCCGCAGCACCCCCGACCCCTCCAAGCGTCACTCTGGATGTACCTGTACCTCCGGTTGACCCCGCACCTCCAGTGTCTGTGGAGCCACCAGTGAGCAGGCCCATGCCGCCCGAAGCGCGCCGACTCATTGTCAACAAGAACGCAGGCGAGACTCTACTGCAGCGAGCTGCGCGGCTGGGATATGAG GAGGTGGTTTTGTACTGTCTGGAGAATAAAGTGTGTGACGTGAATCATCGGGATAATGCGGGTTACTGCGCGCTTCATGAGGCCTGTTCCCGCGGCTGGCTCTCCATCGTACAGCACTTACTGGAGCACGGGGCGGACATCAACTGCAGTGCGCAGGACGGCACCAG GCCTCTCCATGATGCTGTGGAAAACGATCATCTTGACGTGGTACGACTGTTGTTGTCATACGGCGCCGATCCAACCTTAGCCACCTACTCAGGCCGCGGTTTGCTGAAGATGACCCACAGCGACATAATGGAGTGTTTTCTCTCTG ATTACTTTGCCGATCTGCAGGGCAGAGTGGACGATGACCCCTGCGTGTACTGGGAGTTTTACGGCAGCGCAGTGTGCG AGCCTGCCGACGACTCGTCTGGTTATGACATCCTAGCCAACCCGCCTGGACCCGGTGAAGACGAGGATGAACAGAGAGAAGTTTTCGAGTTTGAATTCTCTGACCGACCGCTGCTGCCATGCTACAACATCCAGGTTTCTCTTTCACAGGG ACCTAGAAACTGGTTGCTGCT
- the LOC127943074 gene encoding BCL-6 corepressor-like isoform X2 yields the protein MVDASTTCRMNPLSALGIDRTSLMRESLHIHGGMVYPPGIRTLPTEKGYVGDRIHDLLYKPDVSLDSRKTTNSYVGLYKSSLPGIQKPLVVPGSGADTLGLDRRVLQADKPPELSLNGGSSYLRVPWMNPYHEAGMYPFLDSSKFTALNMYKASILSQPPPYLPQHLAYQSLCAGTGGSATGTERLFYMHPYPPTPISSSLTSPLRIPNATVAPALSPMMHHQDKTIQSIGPRIHHEPSAFGQQTIHQQSQTHHQSPSDRQHSSSGNSASNSKSIRTPSSKNSSSTSSNVNGSSSVGVSSSSSSVVSVNSCPSLLMQPPRPPQPPAAPPPPLPHLVDSTTEFQKPQYRSPSSSSSSSPSVAHTVYINSMSKELRSPIRPTSQKHKAKEATMESNRGMVNERKCSSSPVKTSSEKPPQQGPITKDPADKPLDLSGKIMDFEVPTNGYPPKLEALAKLRYSPTTRYGLPPNRELLKETLSPSPSTVSTSSKTPERPEIISTLPSSWVVPSPNQTISSESSQNKGSSIIKNKNLEHVVPQSRSSSCPRIDDQNNGSIPSSAPTVMTTASRPSSVSPSPKINGEWPKSVPTPPEKTTVATKPSKTLKKPETPEIGFKPQQSHLENGHVPSHLYMPQGETYLPPSLAYSSRYLSYPVPESLSLSHLQMSGKGPVYPHPVLLGTNSLYSARLPPKPGIPYGIPPSHGEYLTYHDSQEMVHPLMSPHMPLDHKITERLELRHRPLDKRWHHDEAPFKRRSITDTDPGYKSERESERQEVLGSKSQSKLRTVNKEEIVCIDLVQDDTDGSPEQDKHSSVDAKSKEPAKPVGSGTGMGNESGSNSEGKEPELMQILRSGQPTVSWPTDSERRAEVCSPPQPQKQSDSPVHSQSEESSSEHSPLPDTLEEQTLRCARTSGERARADGAEYKLDRHHDNRQYVDMGKDVPEDAESHEDEEEGHGLSKSKRSSLAKRIANTSGYVGDRFKCVTTELYADSSKLSREQRALQRAMMHFSELELKEKEGCVSSAAPGLGRELERERELAESQRGAGDWERSQPSSRPSTALSALSNHTEQHNGATPNNRVPVLQRCGPPADVPQSCRAEEKRVRDVKGEEEGSVGTATGRKRALGLEQSQGHPDCTHTAEERDGERRTRGEDDNGIAAKRARLISDVWPQPSEQEVKNLKVCIELTGLRLSKPRHFHNFKELWDRQGPLNHDRPQFGAPNMGLSPTSKSSLPTIQTTRREKLDLCPPEVPRLTHGVPAVDRKVKANGFEEKGVKRKAEVEKGWTKDQLEYVESDIAVPLLPDGFCGDSVRKFSSSISTHLSDKRQRLKEHRKSLGSSSPSLDPGCTFPSRLRRHSDPEKPKGKRQCKTKHLGQQERRMLLQMTNEECPELSPAHQHKVVKRSAQKQPSSLSDYESPLVKPRAPSPAYQPAAPPTPPSVTLDVPVPPVDPAPPVSVEPPVSRPMPPEARRLIVNKNAGETLLQRAARLGYEEVVLYCLENKVCDVNHRDNAGYCALHEACSRGWLSIVQHLLEHGADINCSAQDGTRPLHDAVENDHLDVVRLLLSYGADPTLATYSGRGLLKMTHSDIMECFLSDYFADLQGRVDDDPCVYWEFYGSAVCEPADDSSGYDILANPPGPGEDEDEQREVFEFEFSDRPLLPCYNIQVSLSQGPRNWLLLSDVLKRLKMSARTFRATFTHIEVVTIAEAEFYKQASLSQLFSCPEELEGFMPDSKELLDLVEISADLVALLGSSLECLDDRWEPVSRPRL from the exons ATG GTGGATGCGAGTACAACCTGCAGAATGAACCCTCTCAGTGCACTTGGCATCGATCGAACAAGCCTTATGCGGGAGAGCCTCCACATTCACGGAGGGATGGTCTATCCACCAGGAATCCGGACCCTGCCAACAGAAAAGGGTTATGTTGGTGACAGGATTCATGACTTGCTCTACAAACCAGATGTGTCTCTTGACAGCAGAAAGACCACAAACAGTTACGTTGGACTTTATAAAAGCTCCCTTCCTGGGATTCAGAAGCCGCTGGTTGTGCCTGGGTCTGGTGCAGATACTTTAGGGTTGGATAGACGGGTCTTACAAGCAGATAAGCCACCAGAACTCAGTCTTAATGGTGGTAGCAGCTATCTGCGGGTTCCCTGGATGAATCCGTACCATGAAGCTGGAATGTACCCTTTCTTAGACTCCAGCAAATTCACTGCTTTGAACATGTATAAAGCATCAATCCTGTCACAACCGCCACCTTACCTTCCCCAGCATCTGGCCTACCAGTCTCTATGTGCAGGAACAGGAGGCAGCGCAACTGGTACAGAGCGCTTGTTTTACATGCATCCCTATCCCCCTACACCTATATCATCATCCCTTACTTCTCCTCTCAGGATACCCAATGCAACTGTTGCCCCTGCACTGTCTCCTATGATGCACCACCAGGACAAAACAATACAGAGTATTGGTCCAAGGATTCACCATGAGCCGTCAGCATTTGGGCAGCAGACCATACATCAGCAAAGCCAGACCCACCACCAGTCACCCAGTGATAGGCAGCACAGCAGCAGTGGAAACAGTGCCAGCAACAGCAAGTCCATCCGGACCCCATCCAGCAAAAACTCAAGCAGCACTAGCAGTAATGTTAACGGAAGTAGCAGCGTTGGTGTTAGCAGCAGCTCCAGTTCTGTAGTCTCAGTGAACTCTTGTCCTTCCCTTTTAATGCAGCCACCCCGCCCCCCTCAACCACCTGCAGCACCTCCACCCCCTCTCCCACATCTTGTGGATAGCACTACAGAGTTCCAAAAGCCTCAGTACAGAAGtccttcctcatcttcatcatcttcaccaTCGGTTGCTCACACTGTCTACATTAACAGCATGTCCAAAGAGCTTCGCTCTCCAATTCGGCCTACTAGTCAGAAGCATAAAGCCAAAGAGGCAACCATGGAGTCCAACAGAGGTATGGTGAACGAAAGAAAGTGCAGCAGCTCACCTGTTAAGACCTCTTCTGAGAAACCCCCTCAACAGGGGCCGATTACCAAAGACCCAGCAGACAAGCCTTTAGACTTGTCTGGCAAAATCATGGACTTTGAAGTACCTACCAATGGGTACCCCCCAAAGTTAGAGGCCTTAGCTAAGCTACGCTATTCCCCTACCACCCGTTATGGACTTCCCCCTAACAGGGAGCTTTTAAAAGAGACTCTTTCTCCATCACCCTCCACAGTTAGCACTTCTTCTAAAACTCCAGAGAGGCCTGAGATAATTAGCACTTTACCATCTTCCTGGGTGGTGCCAAGTCCTAACCAGACAATCAGCTCTGAGTCTAGTCAAAACAAAGGCTCCAGCATAATCAAGAATAAGAATCTTGAACATGTGGTGCCACAGTCAAGAAGTTCCTCTTGTCCCAGAATTGATGACCAAAACAATGGATCAATCCCAAGTTCTGCCCCAACTGTCATGACTACAGCATCTCGGCCATCATCTGTCTCACCTTCTCCCAAGATTAATGGTGAATGGCCAAAGTCAGTTCCCACCCCACCAGAAAAGACCACAGTAGCTACAAAGCCCTCAAAGACACTCAAAAAACCTGAAACCCCTGAAATTGGCTTCAAGCCTCAGCAATCACATTTAGAGAATGGACATGTTCCAAGCCACCTCTACATGCCTCAGGGTGAAACTTATCTTCCTCCCAGCTTAGCATATTCTAGCAGATATCTCTCATATCCAGTACCTGAGAGTCTTTCCCTTTCCCACTTGCAGATGTCGGGAAAAGGGCCAGTGTATCCTCATCCAGTTCTGCTTGGCACTAACAGTTTGTATTCAGCACGTTTGCCACCCAAGCCTGGCATCCCATATGGAATCCCACCCAGTCATGGTGAATATCTGACTTACCACGACTCACAAGAAATGGTCCATCCACTAATGTCTCCCCACATgcccctggaccacaaaatcactGAGCGTCTGGAACTGAGACACAGACCCCTGGACAAGCGTTGGCATCATGACGAGGCTCCGTTCAAACGCCGAAGCATCACTGACACAGACCCAGGCTACAAATCTGAGAGGGAGTCAGAAAGGCAAGAAGTTTTAGGCTCAAAGTCTCAGAGCAAGCTTCGCACAGTGAATAAAGAGGAGATTGTCTGCATCGACCTGGTCCAAGATGACACGGATGGCAGTCCAGAGCAAGACAAACATAGTTCTGTCGATGCCAAAAGCAAAGAGCCAGCTAAGCCAGTCGGCAGTGGGACAGGGATGGGAAATGAGAGTGGCAGTAATTCTGAGGGGAAAGAGCCAGAGCTCATGCAGATTTTGCGTTCTGGCCAGCCTACCGTATCTTGGCCAACTGATTCAGAGCGGAGGGCAGAGGTATGCAGTCCACCTCAGCCACAGAAGCAGTCTGACTCTCCTGTGCACAGCCAGAGTGAAGAAAGCTCCTCTGAGCATAGCCCACTACCTGACACATTGGAAGAGCAGACATTGCGCTGTGCCAGAACCTCTGGCGAAAGGGCTCGAGCTGATGGTGCTGAATACAAACTTGATCGGCACCATGATAATCGACAATATGTGGACATGGGCAAGGATGTACCAGAAGATGCAGAGTCccatgaggatgaggaggaaggACATGGGTTGTCTAAAAGCAAGAGATCCAGCTTGGCCAAGAGAATAGCCAACACCTCAGGATATGTTGGCGACCGCTTCAAGTGTGTCACCACTGAGCTGTATGCAGACTCCAGCAAATTGAGCCGGGAGCAGCGAGCCTTGCAG cgTGCGATGATGCATTTCTCGGAGCTGGAACTGAAGGAAAAGGAGGGGTGTGTGTCGTCTGCAGCGCCCGGACTGGGAAgagagctggagagagagagggagttggCAGAGAGCCAGCGCGGAGCGGGAGATTGGGAACGAAGCCAGCCAAGCTCCAGGCCCTCCACAGCACTTTCGGCCCTCTCCAATCACACTGAACAGCACAACG GTGCGACGCCAAACAACAGAGTTCCCGTTCTTCAGCGGTGCGGCCCACCAGCCGATGTCCCGCAGTCCTGCCGAGCAGAGGAGAAGAGAGTGAGGGACGTGAAAGGAGAGGAGGAGGGGTCTGTTGGCACGGCGACGGGCAGGAAACGTGCATTgggtttggaacagagccaaGGCCACCCTGATTGCACACACACCGCagaagagagagatggagagagacggACGAGAGGAGAAGACGATAATGGCATCGCGGCGAAGAGAGCGAGACTTATTTCAG ACGTGTGGCCGCAGCCCTCCGAGCAGGAGGTGAAGAATCTGAAGGTGTGTATCGAGTTGACAGGTCTTCGCCTTAGTAAACCCCGCCACTTCCATAATTTCAAGGAACTGTGGGACCGACAGGGGCCGCTCAACCATGACAGGCCACAATTCGGAGCTCCCAACATGGGCTTGTCTCCCACATCCAAATCCTCTCTTCCAACAATCCAAACCACCAGGAGGGAAAAGCTTGACCTTTGCCCCCCAGAGGTCCCGAGACTCACCCACGGTGTCCCTGCCGTGGATCGAAAGGTCAAAGCAAATGGATTTGAAGAAAAAGGAGTGAAGAGGAAAGCAGAAGTGGAGAAAGGCTGGACTAAGGACCAGCTGGAATACGTAGAGTCTGACATAG ctGTTCCTCTTCTCCCTGACGGCTTCTGTGGAGATTCTGTACGAAAGTTCTCCTCCTCGATTTCCACTCACCTCTCGGACAAACGGCAGCGATTAAAGGAGCACCGTAAGTCATTGGGATCCTCCTCCCCCTCTCTGGACCCCGGTTGCACCTTCCCATCTCGCTTGCGGCGGCACAGTGACCCTGAAAAGCCAAAGGGCAAGCGGCAGTGCAAGACCAAGCACCTCGGCCAACAGGAGCGCAGGATGCTGCTGCAGATGACCAATGAGGAGTGTCCTGAACTCAGCCCCGCCCACCAACACAAG GTGGTGAAACGTTCCGCCCAGAAGCAGCCATCATCTCTTTCTGATTATGAGTCTCCTCTGGTCAAACCTCGTGCCCCATCTCCTGCCTACCAACCCGCAGCACCCCCGACCCCTCCAAGCGTCACTCTGGATGTACCTGTACCTCCGGTTGACCCCGCACCTCCAGTGTCTGTGGAGCCACCAGTGAGCAGGCCCATGCCGCCCGAAGCGCGCCGACTCATTGTCAACAAGAACGCAGGCGAGACTCTACTGCAGCGAGCTGCGCGGCTGGGATATGAG GAGGTGGTTTTGTACTGTCTGGAGAATAAAGTGTGTGACGTGAATCATCGGGATAATGCGGGTTACTGCGCGCTTCATGAGGCCTGTTCCCGCGGCTGGCTCTCCATCGTACAGCACTTACTGGAGCACGGGGCGGACATCAACTGCAGTGCGCAGGACGGCACCAG GCCTCTCCATGATGCTGTGGAAAACGATCATCTTGACGTGGTACGACTGTTGTTGTCATACGGCGCCGATCCAACCTTAGCCACCTACTCAGGCCGCGGTTTGCTGAAGATGACCCACAGCGACATAATGGAGTGTTTTCTCTCTG ATTACTTTGCCGATCTGCAGGGCAGAGTGGACGATGACCCCTGCGTGTACTGGGAGTTTTACGGCAGCGCAGTGTGCG AGCCTGCCGACGACTCGTCTGGTTATGACATCCTAGCCAACCCGCCTGGACCCGGTGAAGACGAGGATGAACAGAGAGAAGTTTTCGAGTTTGAATTCTCTGACCGACCGCTGCTGCCATGCTACAACATCCAGGTTTCTCTTTCACAGGG ACCTAGAAACTGGTTGCTGCT